TTACTTGAAATTTCTCTTTCGTATTAACCCCTATATTGACAAAAGTGTTTATATGCTATACGCTAATAATATGATGAATTTTAATTTTGATAATAAGTTAGAAATTAGCTACATGCTTTTAAGATTAGGTGTAAAACTTTCTGAGCTTGATAAACAAACTAATTATTATGGAACAGATACTCCTCTCTTTTACGCTGAAATTCATATGATCAGAGCTATAAAAGAAAATGAAGGTATTCATGTTAGTGGTCTTGCAGAAAAACTGGGAGTGACAAAAGGAGCAGTTTCCCAAATAATCATGAGACTTCAAAAAAAGGGTATGATAATTAAAGAAGTTGATCCGCATAATTCTTCAAGGTTGAATCTTCGTTTAACACCAAAAGGTGAAACAGCCAATACGTATCATAAAAAAATTCATAATAATTTTGATAACATTGTTAATGATATTTTAAAAGATGCTTCCGATACAGAAAAATCTTTCTTAAAAAATTTTTTAAATTCT
The genomic region above belongs to Clostridium sp. AWRP and contains:
- a CDS encoding MarR family transcriptional regulator, with the translated sequence MMNFNFDNKLEISYMLLRLGVKLSELDKQTNYYGTDTPLFYAEIHMIRAIKENEGIHVSGLAEKLGVTKGAVSQIIMRLQKKGMIIKEVDPHNSSRLNLRLTPKGETANTYHKKIHNNFDNIVNDILKDASDTEKSFLKNFLNSLEEKIDTFDKRKK